Part of the Azospirillum formosense genome is shown below.
GGCACCATCACCATGGCCAACGCGCTGGCCCATTCGTCCAACACCGCGACCGTGCGCATCATCGACCGCATCGGGGTGGAGCGGGTGCGCCGGGTGGCGGCGGGGCTTGGCATCAACTCGCCGCTGGGCAAGGACCTGTCGCTGGCGCTCGGCACCAGCGAGGTCAATTTGCTGGAGCTGACCCGCGGCTACGCCGGCATCGCCAACCGCGGCGCCCCGGTCTGGCCCTACGCCATCACCGAGATCCGCGACCGCGACGGCAACGTCCTGTACCGGCGGCAGGCCGGCGGCTCCGTCCCGGTGGTCGACCCGGTGCACGCGGTGCAGCTCACCCGCATGATGAGCGGCGTCATCGAGTACGGCACCGGCAAGTCGGCCAGGCTCGACCGTCCGGCGGCGGCCAAGTCGGGCACCACCCAGGATTACCGCGACGCCTGGTTCGTCGGCTTCACCGCCGACCTCGTGGCCGGGGTGTGGCTGGGCAACGACAACAACGCCGAGATGAAGCGGGTCACCGGCGGCTCGCTGCCGGCCAAGCTGTGGCAGGGCTTCATGCTGGACGCCCACGCCGGGCGCCCGCCCCGCCCCCTGCCGGGGATGGAGGGCGCCCCCGCCTATGTCGCGTCCGGCATCGCGGAGCCCGCCCGCGCCACCCCGGCGGCGGCCCCGGCGCCATCGCGCGGTTCGTCGGGTGGTGTGGCCTCCGGCATCGGCTCGCTGATCGAAAGCCTGACCGGCAAGGGCAGCGCGCCGCAGGTGCAGTACGACTACGGCAATCCGGTGCGGTGAGGGGGAGCGCATTGCCCCCACCCCAGCCCTCCCCCGCTTTCGCGGGAGAGGGAGATTAAGTCCCCTCCCCTGCGAAGCGGGGGAGGGTTAGGGAGGGGGCAAGGGACGAAACTCAGCCCCCCAAATACCCCAGCACGCCCTTCCCCACCCGCGCGCCCATGGCGAAGCAGCCCTGGAGGAGGTAGCCGCCGGTCGGTGCCTCCCAATCCAGCATCTCCCCGGCGACGAAGGTGCCCGGCAGGCGGGTCAGCATCAGAGAATCGTCCAGCTCCGCCAGCCGGACGCCGCCGGCGGTGGAGATGGCGCGCTCGATGGGCCGCACCCCGGTCAGCACCACCGACAGGCCCTTGATCTGGCGGGCCAGCGCCGCCGGGTCGGACAGCTCCGACGCCGGGGTGAACTCGCGCAGCAGGGCGGCGCGTGGGCCGGTCAGCGACAGGGACTTCTTCAGGAAGGTGGACAGCGACTCCGCGCCGCGGCGGCGCAGCCGTTTGGCGATCGCCGACTCCGGCAGATCCGGCATCAGGTCGATGGTCAGGGCGGCCCAGCCCTCCCGCTCGATGGCGTCGCGCAAGGGGGCGCTCAGCGCGTAGACGGCGCCGCCCTCGATGCCGGTTTCGGTGATGACGAACTCGCCCTTCAGCCGGCGGTCGGCGAAGGCGAGGCCGACGCTCTTGACCGGCTGGCCGGCGAAGCGCTCGCGCAGGTGATCGGACCAGGGCACCTCGAAGCCCATGTTGGACGGGCGCAGCGGCGCGATGTCCACCCCGCGCGCGGCCAGAAGCTCCGTCCAGGCGCCGTCGGAGCCGGTGCGCTGCCAGCTCGCCCCGCCCAGCGCCAGCAGCGTGGCGCGCGGGGCGACGGTGGTCTCGGTGCCGTCGCCGCGCTGGACGCGCAGCGCGCCGCGCTCGTCCCAGCCCAGCCAGCGGTGGCGGGTGTGCAGGGTGACGCCCAGCCCCTCCAGCCGGCGCAGCCACGCCCGCACCAGGGTGGAGGCCTTCATCTGCACCGGGAAGACGCGCCCGCTGGAGCCGACGAACGTTTCGATCCCAAGACCCGCCGCCCAAGCGCGCAGGTCCGCCGGGGAGAAGCCGGCCAGCAGATCGGCGAACAGCGGCGCCTGCGCGCCGTAGCGGGCGGTGAAGGCGTCCAACGGTTCGGAATGGGTCAGGTTCAGCCCGCCGCGCCCGGCGAGCAGCAGCTTGCGCGCCGGGGTGGGCATCCGCTCAAAGACGGCGACCGAGCGGCCCGCGGCGGCGATGACCTCCGCCGCCATCAGCCCGGCCGGGCCGGCGCCGACGATCGCGACATCGGGAGAGAAGGCGTCGGGAGAGGAAACAGTGTCAGGGGCGTCGGTCATCGGGTCCCCCGAGGGGCAAAGGATGTCGACCGGTCCCGTCCGCACCGCCTTCGCCGAAGGAAAAGGCAGGGTCGGACGGGACCGGGGCACTCAAGAAGCGGGAATCGGCGGCGCGGGACCGGATCAGTCCGCGTCGTCCTCCTGGGCCACCTCGTCGGCAAGGTCGTTGGCCATGTCGGCGAAATAGCCCGCGTCCACCTCCAGCCCGTTCTCCTCGCAGATCCGCATGAAGATGCGGTAGGCGTGCAGGATCGCGACGTCGAGAACGGCAAGGTCGCCCTCCTCGCTGTGCTTGTCGGTGACGCCACGCTCCTGGAGCGTGCCGACGATGTCGTGAGAGGCGGCCTGAAGCACCGCTTCCATGGCTTGTTTGTGCAGAGTCGACATCGCGGGGGTCCTCTTTCTCAAGTGGTCGTCTGCCGGCGGGCGCGGCGCGTTCAGCGCCGGCCCGTGGTAGAAAACCCCTCTTAGCAGCTTCGGGTTCTCGCCGCAGCGATCATCGCGCGCCGTTCTTTGCATGGCTCTGCAGATAGGTCAGCAGCAGCCGGCCCTCCTCCTCGTCCAGCCGGGTCAGCCGCTTCATGGCGTTCATCTTGCCGATCCAGGCGTTCGCGTCGAAGTCGGCCGGCGGGTGCAGCGTGTGGCAGAGCGAGCAGTTGGCGTCATAGACCCGAGCGCCGTAATCCCACAGCGCGCTGAGCGCGCCCACATAGCCGCCCGCCCCGGTCCAGGCGGTCAGGCGAACCTCCGTCCACTCCTGCTCGGTCTCCGGATCGGTGACGGTGCGCAGCGCCGCTGCGTGCTCCACGGCCGCGGCGTTCAGCTTGACCGTGGTGATGCGCTTGCCCGGCTGGGCATAGAGGGTCTGGGCGGAGCTGCCGCGCTGCCAGCCGGTGATCTCCACCTTGAGGGCACCGCCCTCCGCCGCCAGGACCCTCACCGGCGTCGCCGCGGCGATCTCCCCGTCCCCGGCGCTTCCCGGCGCCGGCGGCGCGCCGTGCAGGGCGAGGCTGGTCAGGGCGTAGGCGGTGTCGCCGGGCTTCAGGGCCAGCGTTCTCGCCTGCTCCGTCAGGCTGGCGAAGAATTGGCGATGACCGGCGGTCACGTCGGGGAAGCTGTGGGCGATGCCCTTGTGGCAGTCGATGCAGGTCTTGCCGGCCTTCTCCGCCCCTTCCATGGCGCTGGCCGCCTTCGGCGTCTGCTTGTGGAAGTCCATGGCGCCGAAGGAATGGCAGTTGCGGCATTCCTGGCTGTCGGTGGCCCGCATGCGGTCCCATTCGCGGCGCGCCAGCGTGTGGCGCTTGGCCTCGAACTTCTCCTTGGTGTCGATGGAGCCGATGAGCCAGTGGTACAGCTCGCCCGACGCCTGCACCTTGCGGATTACCTTGTGCGTCCAGTCGCGCGGGACGTGGCAGTCGGCGCAGGTCGCCCGCACGCCCGACGCGTTCCGGTAGTGCGGCGAGGCCGTGTATTCGGCGTACACGGTGTCGCGCATCTCGTGGCAGGAGACGCAGAATTCCATGCTGTTGGTCGCTTCCATCGCGGTGTTGAAGCCGCCCCAGCCGACCACCCCGACGATGACGCCCACCAGACCGGCCAGAGCGAGCGCCCCGAAGCCGCCCGCCGTCTTCCATCCCCACCGCATGTCGATACCCTGCAACCATCCTCAAAAAAAGGAATGGGGCCGGGCCGCCCCAACGACGCCCGGCCCCATCCAACCACCAACCCGTCAGTCGAAGGGGTGCGGCTTCGGCGTCTTGTCCGTGGACGGCGGCAGGATCGGCAGAGCGAAGCTCGGCTGGTCACCGGTCAGCGTCTTCAGGAAAGCGACGATCTTGGCGTTCTCGTCGGTCGAGAACTTCTTGCCCAACTGGATGCGGCCCATGACGTCCACGGCGTCGGACAGCGTCGCGGCCTCGCCGTCGTGGAAGTAGGGGTAGGTCAGCGCGACGTTGCGCAGCGTCGGAACCTTGAAGTTGAAGCGGTCGGCCTCCTCCTTGGTCACCGCGATGCGGCCCTCGGCGGGGTTGTTCGTCTTGTAGGGCTCGACCACGCCCATCTTCTGGAAGGTGTTGCCGCCGACGGCCGAGCCGTTGTGGCAGGCGGTGCAGCCAGAGTCCTTGAACAGCTCGTAGCCTTCCAGCTCGACCGTGGTCAGGGCTTTCTTGTCGCCCTTCAGCCACTGGTCGAAGCGGGAGTTCGGGGTGACCAGCGTCTCCTCGAAGGCGGCGATGGCCTTGGTCACCTCTTCGATGGTGATCTTGGTCTCGCCGAAGACGTCGGCGAATTCCTTCTGGTATTCGGGGATGGAGCGCAGCACCTCCACCGCCAGGGCGTGGGTGGAGCCCATCTCGCCGGGGTTGGCGATCGGGCCGCCGGCCTGCTCCTGCAGCGTCAGCGCGCGGCCGTCCCAGAACTGCGCGACGTTCAGGCTGGAGTTCAGCACGGTCGGCGAGTTGATCGGACCCTGCTGCCAGTTGTGGCCGATGGAGGTCTTCAGGTTGTCGGTGCCGCCCATGGACAGGTTGTGGCACGAGTTGCAGGAGATGAAGCCGGACTTGGAGAGCCGGGGATCGAAGTACAGCTTCTTGCCGAGTTCAACCAATCCGGGATTGGTGATCTTCGCCGGCTCGATCGGCGAAATCGGTTCGTCGGCGGCGAACGCGGGTGCGCCGAAGGTGGCGACGGAGGCCGCCAGCATGGCCGCGAACGACACGGCAGCACGCATGGACATCGCACTTCTCCCTTATCGAAGTTCTAATATTTTGGCTAATGCCTTGATGCAAAATGACAGTGACACGTCCAACTCTGGTGATACCAGAGACAGGCGTGTCGCGCGGCAACTTGCCGCATGTCCGTACACGAATTGTGCCTACTCAGAACAATCATCGGCGCGGGCATGAAAAAGGGGCGGCGGGACACCCCGCCGCCCCCATCGGGACGCCAACCGATTGATGATCTTAGGTTGCGCCTAAAGCGAACTTCCGTTCGCTTTGGACTCACATGGCCTTCTTTGCCGGCCGGGACCGCCGTCGCGGTCCAGAGCGGAAGGCATTCCGCTTCAGTCGGCGGCCGCCTGACTGGTCATGCCGCCTTGCGCGCCGGACCGCATGCCCTTCACCACCTCGTCCGCCGTGGCGCGATGGACCTTCACCGAACCGGTCCACTGGCCCCAGGCCTTCGGGTCGATGGTGTCGCCGTTCTTGCCCAGCGATTTCAGCCGCTTCTGGTCCTCGTCGGTCAGCACCTGCTTGGGCAGGGGGGGCAGGCCGGCGACGTCGGCCGCGGTCATGCCCAGCATGCCGGCCACCCGGCTGCCGTAATCGTCATGGACCAGGAAGAAGTGCCAGAGCATGCGCTCCTGGACGTCGCGTTCGCACTGGCCGAGCAGAGTGCCCATGTTGAGGACGAGATCGTCGCGCTCCCAGTCCATCATGGTGCAGTAGCGGCCCCGCGCCTGGACATAGTCGTTGCGGCGCTCGATCACGCTGCGGGTCAGGCGGCCGCGGATTTCCGGCGGGTTGTTCGGCTCCTCCCGCTGGGCCTCGCTGAGGCCGTTGTGGATGGACGGCTCGAAATTGATGTGCGGGTTCTGCCCCGGCGCCAGATCGCGCTGGAAGGACATTTGCCCGCCCGACAGGTTGGTGGCGACCGCGGCGTTCTTGGCTTGGTTGATCGGCAATTGCAGATAGTTGGTGCCGACCCGGTAGCGCTGCGTGTCGGAGTAGGAGAAGGTCCGCCCGACCAGCATCTTGTCGTCGGAGAAATCCAGCCCGTCGACCAGGACGCCGGTGCCCATGGCGATCTGTTCGTTCTCGTTGAAGAAGTCCTCGACGTTGCGGTTCAGCGTCATCACGCCGACGTGGCGCAGCGGGAAGTCCGACTCCGGCCAGATCTTGGTGTCGTCCAGCGGGTCCCAGTCCAGCTCGGGATGGTCGTGATCCTCCATGATCTGGACGAACATGTCCCACTGCGGGTGGTCGCCGCGCTCGATGGCCTCGAACAGGTCCTTGGAGGCGGAGCCGAGATCCTGCCCCTGGACCTTCGCCGCCTCCTCCGCCGTCAGGCAGGCGACGCCGCAGCGCGGGTGGAAGTGGTACTTGACCAGCACCGTGCCGCCCTCGGCGTTCACCATCTTGTAGGTGTTTACGCCGAAGCCTTCCATGTGCCGGTAGTTGGCCGGAATCCCGCGCGGGCTGAACAGATGGGTCAGCATGTGCATGGATTCGGGCGTCTGGCTCATGAAGTCGAAGATGCGGTTCGGCTCCTGCCGGAAGGTCACCGGATCGGGCTTCAGCGAATGGATGACGTCGGGAAACTTGATGGCGTCGCGGATGAAGAAGACCGCGAGGTTGTTGCCGACCAGATCCCAGTTGCCGTCCTCGGTGTAGAACTTCACCGCGAAGCCGCGCGGGTCGCGGGCCACCTCCGACGAGTCGCGCCCGCCGATGACGGTGGAGAAGCGGATGGCCAGCGGGGTCTTCTTGCCGGCTTGGCCGAACAGCTTGGCGCGGGTGTATTTCGACGCCGGCTCGTCGCCGATCTTCCCGGTCGCCTCGAACTCGCCGTAGCAGACGAAGCCGCGGGCGTGGACCACGCGCTCCGGAATGCGCTCGCGGTCGAAATGGGTGATCTTCTCCAGGAACTGGTAGTTCTCCAGCGTCGCCGGGCCGCGGGCCCCCACGGTGCGCTGGGACTGGTTGTTCGTGATCGGGTGGCCCTGACGGTTGGTCAGAGTCTTCGATTGGTCAGCCATCGCTTTCTCCCTGAACAGCAAGCCGTGCCGGCGCACCCCCGGGGCGTCCGGTTGGAGGGTCAACGGCAGCAGTTTGGAAGCGTTCCAATCTAAAGCACCGGCCGGCGGCACCCTGTCCGTCAGGGAGATGCCCAAACGGAAAAGGGCGGCCCCGAGGGACCGCCCTTTCCGCAAACGTCGTGGATGACGCGGGCTATTAGAAGCCCATGCCGCCCATGTCGTCCATGCCACCCGGCATGCCGGCCGGAGCAGCCTTCTTCTCCGGCTTCTCGGCGATCATCGCCTCGGTGGTGATCAGCAGGCCGGCGATCGAGGCCGCGTCCTGCAGGGCGGTGCGGACCACCTTCACCGGATCGATGATGCCGGCGGCGACCAGGTTGGTGAACTCACCCTTCTGGGCGTCGTAGCCGAAGTTCGGGTCGTTCTGGTCCAGCAGCTTGCCGACCACGATCGAACCGTCGGTGCCCGCGTTGTAGGCGATCTGACGGACCGGGGCCTGCAGGGCGCGGCGGATGATCTCGATGCCGACGCGCTGCTCGTCGTTGATCGGCTTCAGGGCTTCCAGGGCCTTGGTCGCGTAGAGCAGGGCGGTGCCGCCGCCGGCGACGATGCCCTCTTCCACCGCGGCGCGGGTGGCGTGCATGGCGTCGTCAACGCGGTCCTTGCGCTCCTTCACCTCGACCTCGGTGGCGCCGCCGACGCGGATGACGGCAACGCCGCCAGCCAGCTTCGCCAGACGCTCCTGCAGCTTCTCGCGGTCGTAGTCCGAGGTGGTCTCCTCGATCTGCGCCTTGATCTGGCCGATGCGGGCCTGGATGTCCTCGGCCGAGCCGGCGCCGTCGACGATGGTGGTGTTCTCCTTGGAGATCACGACCTTCTTGGCGGTGCCGAGCATGTCGATGGTGACGTTCTCGAGCTTGATGCCGAGATCCTCGGAGATGACCTGGCCGCCGGTCAGGATGGCCATGTCCTCCAGCATCGCCTTGCGGCGGTCACCGAAGCCCGGAGCCTTGACGGCGGCGACCTTCAGGCCGCCACGCAGCTTGTTCACGACCAGGGTCGCCAGGGCCTCGCCCTCGACGTCCTCGGCGATGATCAGCAGCGGACGCGAGGACTGCACGACGGCCTCGAGGACCGGCAGCAGGGCCTGCAGACCCGACAGCTTCTTCTCGTGGAGCAGGATGAACGGGCTCTCGAGGTCCGCGATCATCTTGTCGGCGTTGGTGATGAAGTACGGCGACAGGTAGCCGCGGTCGAACTGCATGCCCTCGACGACGTCCAGCTCGGTCTCGAGGCTCTTGGCCTCTTCCACCGTGATGACGCCCTCGTTGCCGACCTTCTCCATCGCCTGGGCGATCATCTTGCCGATCTCGGCTTCGCCGTTGGCGGAGATGGTGCCGACCTGGGCGATCTCGTCGTTGGTCGTGACCTTCTTGGCGCGGCCGCGGATGTCGGCCACGACGGTCTCGACGGCGAGGTCGATGCCGCGCTTCAGGTCCATCGGGTTCATGCCGGCGGCCACCGACTTCACGCCCTCGCGGACGATGGCCTGGGCCAGAACGGTCGCCGTGGTGGTGCCGTCGCCGGCCAGGTCGTTCGTCTTCGACGCGACCTCACGCACCATCTGGGCGCCCATGTTCTCGAACTTGTCCGACAGTTCGATTTCCTTGGCGACCGAGACGCCGTCCTTGGTGATGCGCGGAGCGCCGAAGGACTTCTCGATCACGACGTTGCGGCCCTTCGGGCCCAGCGTCACCTTGACGGCGTCGGCGAGGATGTCCACACCGCGCAGCATCTTCTCGCGCGCGGAGGCCGAGAACTTAACTTCCTTGGCAGCCATTGCTCACTTCCTTGAAATTCGGGGGGTTGGATCGCTCAGCGCGGGCGGAGGCTCAGGCCTCGATGACGCCCATGATGTCGGATTCCTTCATGATCAGGAAATCCTCGCCCTCGATCTTCACCTCGGTGCCCGACCACTTGCCGAACAGGATGCGGTCGCCGGCCTTCACGTCGAGCGCAACGACCTTGCCGCTCTCGTCACGGGCACCCGGACCCACCGCGATGACCTGGCCCTCCTGGGGCTTTTCCTTCGCGGTGTCGGGGATGATGATCCCGCCCTTGGTCTTGGTGTCGGACTCCAGACGCTTGACGACGACGCGGTCGTGCAGCGGACGGAACTTCATGGGGATGCCTCCAGGATCAAGGCTTATTGATGATAGGATTGGCGCCGGGCTCGGGGCTGTTAGCACTCTCCCCCGGCGAGTGCCAGACAGCTAATCGAGCTGCGGTTTCGATTCAAGAGGGTCGTTGCGGCAATCGGTGCGATTCCTGGCAGCAGCCACCCCTCCTTGCTGCTAACACATTGAAATAGCTGAAAAATTTTTGTTGCCCGCCGCAGCCGTGAACGGCACACTTTCACAAAAGAATCATCGGGACGCAGCGGAAGGACGCCACCGGTTCCACCATCACGGAGGCAGAGCATGGCCAGTCTGGGTCTTCAGCTTCGCGATTACCGCCTGACCACGGCGGAGATTCTGTACCACATGCCCGACCACCCGCACCTGCTGCAGAGCTATCTCTGGCAGGAATTGGACATCGCGCCCGGCTACCCGGTGCTGCGCCGGTTCCTGGATTTCTGGCAGGCCAACCTGGACGGCAAGCTGCATTCGGTGAAGCTGGCGACCAACCGCCTGCTCACGCCGGGCGAGGCCCGCGCGGTGGCCGCGGAATTCCGCTGGACCTGACGACCCGCCCACCTCCCCCAATACGGGAGAACGTGAAAAAATAAACCATTATTAAGCGTTTACCGCTTCCGATACGCTTCCCCCGGTACGAACGGTCCGTGCCGATGCACGTCCATGACAAGCTGGGGAAAGACGAACATGACGACGCCGGTTTGCGAAGAAGCGGTCAACCTCGTGAAGCATTTCGAGGGTCTCTACCTCAACGCCTATCTGTGCCCGGCGGGTGTGCCGACCATCGGCTACGGCCACACCGCCGGGGTTCAGATGGGGCAGAGCATTACCTCCGCCCAGGCCGACGATTTCCTGCAGTCGGACCTGACCGCCGCCGCCGCCCAGGTGGACAAGCTGGTCACTGTCGCGCTGAACCCGGACCAGCGCGGCGCGCTGGCGTCCTTCGTGTTCAACCTGGGGGCCGGCAGCCTGCAGTGCTCGACCCTGCTGCGCCTGCTGAACCAGGGCGACTATGAGGGCGCCGCCGGCCAGTTCGGCCGCTGGGTCTACGCGACGGTCAACGGGGTCAAGACGCAGCTTCCGGGTCTGGTGAAGCGCCGCGCCGCCGAGGCGGACCTGTTCGAAAGCGCCACCACGCCGCTGCCCCAGGCGGCCGTCAGCACCGCCACGGGCGCGTGAACGAGCGGGTGGGGGTGGCCAGCCACCCCCTCACCCCTTCCGCTGGCCGGTCAGCCGCAGGCCGCGGTCGATCCATTGGGCGGTCAGCTTCTCCTGGACGGCGTTCTGGCGCAGCCGCTGGTTCAGGTTGACGAAGTCCACGCGGTCCAGGCTCTGGTCCTGGTTGAAGCAGGAGAAGACCACCGTCTCCGCGCCGGTCGCCGGGTCGGTGTGCCGTTGCAGGCACTGGGCGCAGATCTCCTTCATCATGCATTGCATGGGCGAATTGATGGAGCCGATGGCGGCGTGGCCGGGCTTCAGATAGGGCTTCAGCAGGCCGTGCCGGGCCGCTCCCACCGCCGCCATCATGCGGTCGGAGCCGATGGCGACGATGCGGTCCACCGTCCCCAGCGGAATATCCGCCGGCCCCAGCTCGCCCGCCGCGTAGGCGCGCATGGCCTCCACGATGTTGCCGACGAAACTCAGGTCGCCGGGGCGCGACGGCGCGAAGCCCGGCGCCTCGTCGCAGCACCAGACGACGCGGTCGGCGGCGGCCTCGATCTGTTCGGTCTTGTAACGGTCCTCCATCCGCTTGTAGCCGGCGAAGTAAACGACGCGGTTGCCGCGCGCCCGGCAGGCCTGCCCGATGGAGAAGAGCACCGCGTTGCCCAAGCCGCCGCCGACCAGGGCCACCGTCTCGCCCTCCGGGATCTCGGTCGGGGCGCCGGTCGGCCCCATCACCACCACCGGATCGCCGGGCTTGAGCAGGGCGCAGAGGTCCGACGAGCCGCCCATCTCCAGAACGATCAGCGAGAGCAGCCCGGCCTCCTTGTCCACCCAGGCGCCGGTCAGGGCCAGCCCTTCCATGGCCAGCGTGGTCCGGCCGATCCGTTGCGCCAGCGTTTCGAAGTTCTGCAGCCGGTAGAACTGTCCGGGTTCGAAACGGCGCGCCGCGGCGGGGGCCTTCACCACCACCTCCACGATGGTCGGGGTCAGGCGGGTGACGCTGTGCACCAGGGGCCGCAGCTCGGCATTCAGGCGCCGCACCAGGGCGTCCGGCGTCACCGAGCTGGGCGCCCGGCGGGCCAGCGCGCGGCTGACCACCGGATAGCCGCGCTTCGCCCCGCCCATCGCCTTCACCACATTGCCGGCGAAGGACGGGTGCAGGTCGCCGAAGAAGCTGAGGGACCGCCCGTCCGGCGCGCGGGCCATCAGCACATGGGCCTGGCTCGGCTTGGCCTGCCGCTCCGGGGTCACCGGCCGGCCGTCCTCGTCGATGGCGCGGAAGCAGCGGCCGTCCAGCTCCACCCAGTCCGGCTCCTCGCGGGCCAGGACGGTGTTCGGCTGGGTGCCGGCGGCGATCAGGATGGTGCGGGCGGGAAGCCGCGCGTCCACGGCGGCGGGGGCCACCACCCCGTCCGGCCCGACCGGGCTGATCGCCAGATGGATCGCCCGCGCGGCGCCCGTCTCGTCGATCTCCACCCCGCGCGGGGCGGCGCATTCCAGGAAGCGGATGCCCTCGGCCAGCCCGTGCGCCACCTCCTCGTGGTTCAGCGTGTAGCTCGGGCTGTCGATCAGCCGCCGCCGATAGGCGATGGTCGAGCCGCCCCAGGATTGCAGCAGCGCCGTGACGCGCGGCTCGCGCCCCTGCTCGCCGGCCTCCAGGCGCTCCGCCCGGATGGCGCGGGCGTGGGCCAAGAACTCGTCGGCCAGCTCGGCCTCGTCGGGCGTCCAGCGGGCGCGCACCGCCGCCTCCCCCCGCTCGGCCACCAGGACCTCGTAGCGGGAGAGGAATTTCTCGACCTGGACGGGGTAATAGGCCAGCGCCTCCGTCGCCGTGTCGATGGCGGTCAGCCCGCCGCCGATCACCACGATGGGCAGCCGGACCTGAAGGTTGGCGATGCTGTCCGGCTTGGCCGCCCCGGTCAGCTGCAGGCCCATCAGGAAGTCCGAGGCCTGCCGCACGCCGCGGGCCAGCCCGTTCGCCATCGGCACGACGGTCGGCTTGCCCGCGCCCATGCACAGGGCGATGTGGTCGAAGCCCAGCTCCAGCGCCCCGTCGATGGTCAGCGTGCCGCCGAAGCGCACCCCGCCGATGATCGTCATGCGCGCCCGGCGCTCCAGCAGCAGCCGGATCACCTTCAGGAAATTCTTGTTCCAGCGCACCGTGATGCCGTATTCGGCCACCCCGCCGAAGCCGGCCATCACCCGCTCGTCCAGCCGGTCGTAGAGGTCGCGCACGTCGCGGATCGGCCGGAAGGGCACCCGCGTGCCGCTGGGCAGGACGCCGGAGAGGTCGGCGGGCAGCGGCTCGATCTTCAGCCCGTCGATGCCGACCACCGTGTGGCCGTCGTTCATCAGATGGTGCGCCAGCGTGAAGCCCGCCGGCCCCAGCCCGGCCACCAGAACCTTGCAGCCGCTGTCCGGCCGCATCAGCGGGCGGCGCAGGTCCAGCGGGTTCCAGCGGGTCAGCAGGCTGTAGATCTCGAAGCCCCAGGGCAGTTCCAGCACGTCCTTCAGCGTGCGGGTCTCCGCCTG
Proteins encoded:
- a CDS encoding pyridine nucleotide-disulfide oxidoreductase, with product MADLTLGFGLSFHELYGQDGLARLDRAFLARLSDTDAALANRLLSARAQPDRLEAKAESDLLIALAPHAEDFIGDLFGIHAALDELRARHTELAPLYTAKRLFVQRRAAKAVKPEAVAALDGAELAARLEDWLGGPLTEAAFARQVLAWMEDEAAHADQLDSAAQYAAWAVFSEAGRARHGGGVLFQVPHRTDPLRLVPVETVEMHGVTMMRLPDDSCRERQGFHLTDPGTDLAGALDEANYCIWCHNQGKDSCSKGLRDRKTGEFQKSAFGVALAGCPLEEKISEMHALKAEGVPIGALAVVVVDNPMCAATGHRICNDCMKACIYQRQEPVDIPQAETRTLKDVLELPWGFEIYSLLTRWNPLDLRRPLMRPDSGCKVLVAGLGPAGFTLAHHLMNDGHTVVGIDGLKIEPLPADLSGVLPSGTRVPFRPIRDVRDLYDRLDERVMAGFGGVAEYGITVRWNKNFLKVIRLLLERRARMTIIGGVRFGGTLTIDGALELGFDHIALCMGAGKPTVVPMANGLARGVRQASDFLMGLQLTGAAKPDSIANLQVRLPIVVIGGGLTAIDTATEALAYYPVQVEKFLSRYEVLVAERGEAAVRARWTPDEAELADEFLAHARAIRAERLEAGEQGREPRVTALLQSWGGSTIAYRRRLIDSPSYTLNHEEVAHGLAEGIRFLECAAPRGVEIDETGAARAIHLAISPVGPDGVVAPAAVDARLPARTILIAAGTQPNTVLAREEPDWVELDGRCFRAIDEDGRPVTPERQAKPSQAHVLMARAPDGRSLSFFGDLHPSFAGNVVKAMGGAKRGYPVVSRALARRAPSSVTPDALVRRLNAELRPLVHSVTRLTPTIVEVVVKAPAAARRFEPGQFYRLQNFETLAQRIGRTTLAMEGLALTGAWVDKEAGLLSLIVLEMGGSSDLCALLKPGDPVVVMGPTGAPTEIPEGETVALVGGGLGNAVLFSIGQACRARGNRVVYFAGYKRMEDRYKTEQIEAAADRVVWCCDEAPGFAPSRPGDLSFVGNIVEAMRAYAAGELGPADIPLGTVDRIVAIGSDRMMAAVGAARHGLLKPYLKPGHAAIGSINSPMQCMMKEICAQCLQRHTDPATGAETVVFSCFNQDQSLDRVDFVNLNQRLRQNAVQEKLTAQWIDRGLRLTGQRKG